The DNA segment TGAAAGACTGAACGCTATCGGTgcaataaatcatttttttgtggTCATGGAAGGTGTGTGCTCACGGGGTAAGCAGTTGAAGGTAATCGATTGTTGGTAAAATAAATAGTTTCCTATATAAGTACGAATTATCGGGCGCAGATCGTAATGTAATCATTTCCTGTGATGTATCACGATCACGCAGATGTTTATACTCTGCTACTAATAATtcgatggattttttttaaccagCTCCAGCAGCTGATAAGATAGAATGTCAACGACCTACGCTCTCTGAATTAGCATTTAAGCATGTGAGAGTTACACGATTCCCTTTCTATGAACAGCTGCATAAGGACATAGCAGCAAGAATCATAGCGTAAGTGACCGATCAACGTTATTGTCCTCTAGGGCTACTGAGATGCTATATACTACATCCATATCCTACGGTCTCCTGGACAACAAACGATGACCATTTCTATATACGAACgttatgtgtgtgagtgtcagAGGCCCCTAGCAGGCTATGGTTCGTAATGCTTAATTCGGCTCACGTTTGGCCATTTTCGATTCAACGTTCAAAGGTGAAACATCTTTCGGTGAAAGTGCTCTGGAAGCCACTTTTATTAAACGAATCTACTTCATAAGTAACTCTGGCGACTCATCTCTTgagtgaatattttaacatcgTTTCGAAGCAGAATCATTCAAAGGTAAGCACAAAGTGGCAAAATATTCTTGCACAAAGATTGCACTCGATGAAACATTGTGTAACATCCTGCTTACCAACGTCGCACCGTTTTCAATGCAGCTAGTACAAAATGGTGGTTGGTATGGATGAATCAAAGGTCGGTGTCGACGAGGAGCAGCATTACGACGACATCAGCTCCGACGAATGCGACACGCCAGCGGGCGTGTTATCCTCCAAGTTCGACAAAACGGACCTTTCGATTAACACCAATCCGCTGCCGCATGGCAAGTACACTCTGATCGGGCTCGATATAGATACGACGGGTCGTAGACTTATCGATGAGATCGTACAGATCTCGGCATTCACACCGGAGAAAGAGTATGCGCAGTACATTATGCCGCTGATGAACCTGAACCCGGCTGCCCGTCAGCGCCACCAGGTTCGCGTGATTACGGTTGGATTTTTCCGCATGCTGAAAAGCATGCAGACCTACCGTGTCATGAAGACCAAGATGGAAGTTGCGGCTCTGAACGAGTTTCTCGACTGGCTGGAGGAGCGTCTTCGCGAGGACGAGGGATCCGAGGGCATTGTGCTGGTGTATCATGAGCAGCGCAAGTTTGTGCCGTACATGGTCATTGAGGCGCTGAAGAAGTACAAACTGCTGGACCGCTTCTCTCAGTCGGTTAAGTCATTCGTGAATGGATTCAAATTGGCGGAGGAAAAGTGTACCAAGACCATCAAGTACTTGACGATTCGTCAGCTAGCGAAGTTAGTTTTGGACGAAAAGGCAGGATCCCGTGATGGATTTGAGGGAAATGCGGCGTACCGAGCAAGAATGGCGTTCGAAATTTCGAGATGCCTAGCAACCGGTAAGTGAAAAATGGCGGCGACGCCATTTTGTACAATCGTCATTAAAGATGGTTGCCATGGTTTCTAACTCTGGGCCTTCTCTGATTACAGCTGAACCGAAGTCCAATGCGGTAAATGTGCCTGCTTCATCGCCAACCGAGAGCGAGCCGAATGATTCAGCTACGTCTGAAGAGGTCACCAATTCCTCCTCCACCGCTGAGGATGCAGTGAAGGATGAAGGTGACAAGCCGTCGGAGGAGAATGCTGAACAATCGGATGACGATGCGCAGAAGCAGGAcgagaagaaggaagaagcTCCTGCTGCTTCTTTGAACAGCTCTGCATCTCGTCCCTTGACCGAAGAGGATCGTGAAAAGATGTGCGCAGTGTTGTGCGAATATGCTTCACCGATTTCCACTGAAATCTCCGAGCTTGACGAACAGGAGAAGATTCTTGTGCGCCAGAATTCACTGAGACCGGTatttttgctctattttaaGACGACAATCTACCATCGGTAAGAAATTCTTTAGCCTCGACGATCCTAGCTCAGACCTTCAAccattgtttttacttttccaGGGTTAAGGCTGTTACTTATAGACGAGTACTGGCGGAAACTGGCCACGATTACGAATCTTTGCGTCAAGTCTGGCAAGAGAAGAAGCGCGAAGGTCTGGAAGCGATCATCAACGAGATTGCAGAGTTGAAGGAAGACGAGCGCACGGAGCTGAACGAACTTCTTGATTGTCACTACGATCCGGACAAGCAGGCATTTAAGCCGATCGTCAAGCGTATGAAGCGTCGTCCTTCTCGAGGTGATCATAATTTCTCCATTCAACATTTGTTTAGATTTTATGGCACATACTAATATATTGTTTCCTTGTACAGCAGGACAACCATTCTTCTCCAACAAGAATGGCAACGTTCCACAGAACCAGAACGGAAATAACCAGATGGCCAAGGAAAACCGGAAACCATTCAATGGTTACCAGAATAACCAGAAGAATCATAACAACCACCACAatggaaacaacaacaacaacaacaacaacatggtCAATAAGCATCAGAACCAACagaaccagcagcaacaacagtacTACAACGGTCCGTCTTCCCCCGAATCTGGCATGCGTAACGGAGGATCTCCGGGAAAGCGTTTCTTCCAGCGCAACTCGCGTCGTCGTCGCGGAGGAAACGGCCAGAACCAGAATCAGAACGGTGGACAGAATCAGCAGCCGATGAAGAACCATAACGGTAATCATCATGCTTATTCGAATTCGAATCGCCACAATAACCAATTCCAGCAACCAATGCAGGGTCACGCTTAGGTGTGAGCCGGAGAAAGCTTGCGGGACATTTTAACGGTAGATATTTGATGATTGTTGCATAGATGCAGTAGATGCAGAAACATACCCGATTCAAAGAACATCGTTTTACGGATAATGGCAAGGAATAcgaaacatttttaaacacgCTCAAATAGATTTAAGGATCATCACGATAGAAGTGGCCAACTCATTCGGTATAGTTGTCCTCGTATTTTAGAATCAGGTAGAAGCGCTGCTTCAGCAGCAAAATGTCTTAGCTCAGGATCATAGGGAAGGAGGACCGTTGGACCCGTTGAAAGTATGCGCGCACTTTCTAGGGATGTTTCCACGGTATCATCCGGCCCACTTTTAGTCACCCAGAACCTGAGGCAGTTTGCTTGCATTTGTGTGGTGCAGAACCCCATTTTAATATTGTGTAAATTATGTTCACTACGTAGCAATCAATACCAATGTGAGGCTGCAAAACGTCTCTTTTAGCTGTGGTGGGTTTTAGCAGCTCAGAAATGAAATCAACGATTTATGTTATGATTGTAATTGATGGAAGGTGTACAACACCGGAGGGCCAGACCTCTGGAAGGTGATTGCGATTCCATGTTGATGCCAATATATGATGATTTTGTTGCATATTAATAgttgttgttatgttttattcaaatttcaaagataATTTACTTTACATTACAGTTAGTGAGCATATTATCTACTACATAAACACATAGATCAAACTGGTTTACATAAATTCAAAAAGTTTGGATTAAAATCGCAGCAattggttatgaaaaaatatgtGCATAACGTAAATATCAAGTAAATTTTTGCATTGCATATTTATAGACTCCTGTTACAATTtcggaaaaatgaaaaatgttaattaatcaaagaagaaaaaacaaagaaattaaATCATTAGGTAGCACAACCACAAGTACATATTTTTATGGCATGAATATTCCTCTACACTAACATATTTTATAGCAATTCTATTGATCGCCTTAGTATAGCGGAATTACCAGAACGGCACTATAGTTGTCTCTGTTTGGCACACGCAATCATTTTTCATCCCAGGGTTGCCATAGCAGTTTGGCGACGGTCACGTAGCATGCGAAGGATTTCGTTCGCACAGGATCACTTTTATTCTAACGTTTGAAGAAGGCACATCTCAGTGCAAGCGCTCTGGAAGCTGCTTTTACCGAACGAACTAACTTTTCAAGTAACCTCAAAAACTTGTCTCTAACGACACCACGTGCTATCCGCGAGTTTCATTTCCCGTGCAAAGTTCCCCGATTTAGCTATCATTCGTGAACATTTCGTAGTGCCTCTACCCTCAGGTAAGACCATTCGAGGTTTACCAAGTTTTGTGCAAAGAACGTGCACAGTAATTTTCGTTCTGGTGAAACCTTCTCTTGTGTAGCTTGTACAAAATGGTGGTTGGTATGGATGAATCAAAGGTAGGACATGACGAGGAGCAGCATTACGAGGACAGCAGCTTCGACGAATGCGACACGCCAGCGGGCGTGTTATCCTCCAAGTTCGACAAAACGGACCTTTCGATTAACACCAATCCGCTGCCGCATGGCAAGTACACTCTGATCGGGCTCGATATAGATACGACGGGTCGTAGACTTATCGATGAGATCGTACAGATCTCGGCATTCACACCGGAGAAAGAGTATGCGCAGTACATTATGCCGCTGATGAACCTGAACCCGGCTGCCCGTCAGCGCCACCAGGTTCGCGTGATTACGGTTGGATTTTTCCGCATGCTGAAAAGCATGCAGACCTACCGTGTCATGAAGACCAAGATGGAAGTTGCGGCTCTGAACGAGTTTCTTGACTGGCTGGAGGAGCGTCGTCGCGAGGACGAGGGGTCCGAGGGCATTGTGCTGGTGTATCATGAGCAGCGCAAGTTTGTGCCGTACATGGTCATCGAGGCGCTGAAGAAGTACAAGCTGCTGGACCGCTTCTCCGAGTCGGTTAAGTCCTTCGTGAATGGATTCAAATTGGCGGAGGAAAAGTGTACGAAGACCATCAAGTACTTGACGATTCGTCAGCTAGCAGAGATAGTTTTGGATGAAAAGGCAGGATCCCGTGATGGATTTGAGGGAAATGCGGCCTATCGAGCAAAAATGGCGTTCGAAATATCGAGATGCCTAGCAACCGGTAAGTAACAAAATGGCTGCCGCGCCATTTTGTGCAATCCTCATTAAAGATGGTTGCTATGGTTTCTAACTCTGGGTCTTCTCTGATTACAGCTGAACCGAAGTCCAATGCGGTAAATGTGCCTGTTTCATCGCCAACCGAGAGCGAGCCGAATGATTCAGCTACGTCTGAAGAGGTCACCAATTCCTCCTCCACCGCTGAGGATGCAGTGAAGGATGAAGGTGACAAGCCGTCGGAGGAGAATGCTGAACAATCGGATGACGATGCGCAGAAGCAGGAcgagaagaaggaagaagcTCCTGCTGCTTCTTTGAACAGCTCTGCATCTCGTCCCTTGACCGAAGAGGATCGTGAAAAGATGTGCGCAGTGTTGTGCGAATATGCTTCACCGATTTCCACTGAAATCTCCGAGCTTGACGAACAGGAGAAGATTCTTGTGCGCCAGAATTCACTGAGACCGGTatttttgctctattttaaGACGACAATCTACCATCGGTAAGAAACTCTTGAGCCTCGACGATCCTAGATCAGACCTTCAAccattgtttttacttttccaGGGTTAAGGCTGTTACTTATAGACGAGTACTGGCTGAAACTGGCCACGATTACGAATCTTTGCGTCAAGTGTGGCAAGAGAAGAAGCGCGAAGGTCTGGAAGCGATCA comes from the Anopheles coluzzii chromosome 2, AcolN3, whole genome shotgun sequence genome and includes:
- the LOC120953302 gene encoding maternal protein exuperantia isoform X1 → MVVGMDESKVGVDEEQHYDDISSDECDTPAGVLSSKFDKTDLSINTNPLPHGKYTLIGLDIDTTGRRLIDEIVQISAFTPEKEYAQYIMPLMNLNPAARQRHQVRVITVGFFRMLKSMQTYRVMKTKMEVAALNEFLDWLEERLREDEGSEGIVLVYHEQRKFVPYMVIEALKKYKLLDRFSQSVKSFVNGFKLAEEKCTKTIKYLTIRQLAKLVLDEKAGSRDGFEGNAAYRARMAFEISRCLATAEPKSNAVNVPASSPTESEPNDSATSEEVTNSSSTAEDAVKDEGDKPSEENAEQSDDDAQKQDEKKEEAPAASLNSSASRPLTEEDREKMCAVLCEYASPISTEISELDEQEKILVRQNSLRPVFLLYFKTTIYHRVKAVTYRRVLAETGHDYESLRQVWQEKKREGLEAIINEIAELKEDERTELNELLDCHYDPDKQAFKPIVKRMKRRPSRAGQPFFSNKNGNVPQNQNGNNQMAKENRKPFNGYQNNQKNHNNHHNGNNNNNNNNMVNKHQNQQNQQQQQYYNGPSSPESGMRNGGSPGKRFFQRNSRRRRGGNGQNQNQNGGQNQQPMKNHNGNHHAYSNSNRHNNQFQQPMQGHA
- the LOC120953302 gene encoding maternal protein exuperantia isoform X2; protein product: MVVGMDESKVGVDEEQHYDDISSDECDTPAGVLSSKFDKTDLSINTNPLPHGKYTLIGLDIDTTGRRLIDEIVQISAFTPEKEYAQYIMPLMNLNPAARQRHQVRVITVGFFRMLKSMQTYRVMKTKMEVAALNEFLDWLEERLREDEGSEGIVLVYHEQRKFVPYMVIEALKKYKLLDRFSQSVKSFVNGFKLAEEKCTKTIKYLTIRQLAKLVLDEKAGSRDGFEGNAAYRARMAFEISRCLATAEPKSNAVNVPASSPTESEPNDSATSEEVTNSSSTAEDAVKDEGDKPSEENAEQSDDDAQKQDEKKEEAPAASLNSSASRPLTEEDREKMCAVLCEYASPISTEISELDEQEKILVRQNSLRPVFLLYFKTTIYHRVKAVTYRRVLAETGHDYESLRQVWQEKKREGLEAIINEIAELKEDERTELNELLDCHYDPDKQAFKPIVKRMKRRPSRGQPFFSNKNGNVPQNQNGNNQMAKENRKPFNGYQNNQKNHNNHHNGNNNNNNNNMVNKHQNQQNQQQQQYYNGPSSPESGMRNGGSPGKRFFQRNSRRRRGGNGQNQNQNGGQNQQPMKNHNGNHHAYSNSNRHNNQFQQPMQGHA
- the LOC120953303 gene encoding maternal protein exuperantia-like isoform X1, with protein sequence MVVGMDESKVGHDEEQHYEDSSFDECDTPAGVLSSKFDKTDLSINTNPLPHGKYTLIGLDIDTTGRRLIDEIVQISAFTPEKEYAQYIMPLMNLNPAARQRHQVRVITVGFFRMLKSMQTYRVMKTKMEVAALNEFLDWLEERRREDEGSEGIVLVYHEQRKFVPYMVIEALKKYKLLDRFSESVKSFVNGFKLAEEKCTKTIKYLTIRQLAEIVLDEKAGSRDGFEGNAAYRAKMAFEISRCLATAEPKSNAVNVPVSSPTESEPNDSATSEEVTNSSSTAEDAVKDEGDKPSEENAEQSDDDAQKQDEKKEEAPAASLNSSASRPLTEEDREKMCAVLCEYASPISTEISELDEQEKILVRQNSLRPVFLLYFKTTIYHRVKAVTYRRVLAETGHDYESLRQVWQEKKREGLEAIINEIAELKEDERTELNELLDCHYDPDKQAFKPIVKRMKRRPSRAGQPFFSNKNGNVPQNQNGNNQMAKENRKPFNGYQNNQKNHNNHHNGNNNNNNNNMVNKHQNQQNQQQQQYYNGPSSPESGMRNGGSPGKRFFQRNSRRRRGGNGQNQNQNGGQNQQPMKNHNGNHHAYSNSNRHNNQFQQPMQGHA
- the LOC120953303 gene encoding maternal protein exuperantia-like isoform X2 — encoded protein: MVVGMDESKVGHDEEQHYEDSSFDECDTPAGVLSSKFDKTDLSINTNPLPHGKYTLIGLDIDTTGRRLIDEIVQISAFTPEKEYAQYIMPLMNLNPAARQRHQVRVITVGFFRMLKSMQTYRVMKTKMEVAALNEFLDWLEERRREDEGSEGIVLVYHEQRKFVPYMVIEALKKYKLLDRFSESVKSFVNGFKLAEEKCTKTIKYLTIRQLAEIVLDEKAGSRDGFEGNAAYRAKMAFEISRCLATAEPKSNAVNVPVSSPTESEPNDSATSEEVTNSSSTAEDAVKDEGDKPSEENAEQSDDDAQKQDEKKEEAPAASLNSSASRPLTEEDREKMCAVLCEYASPISTEISELDEQEKILVRQNSLRPVFLLYFKTTIYHRVKAVTYRRVLAETGHDYESLRQVWQEKKREGLEAIINEIAELKEDERTELNELLDCHYDPDKQAFKPIVKRMKRRPSRGQPFFSNKNGNVPQNQNGNNQMAKENRKPFNGYQNNQKNHNNHHNGNNNNNNNNMVNKHQNQQNQQQQQYYNGPSSPESGMRNGGSPGKRFFQRNSRRRRGGNGQNQNQNGGQNQQPMKNHNGNHHAYSNSNRHNNQFQQPMQGHA